A genomic region of Notamacropus eugenii isolate mMacEug1 chromosome 3, mMacEug1.pri_v2, whole genome shotgun sequence contains the following coding sequences:
- the ERI2 gene encoding ERI1 exoribonuclease 2 isoform X4, giving the protein MCICYLVSSFTVQGIVLGVYSYTSCQEMYWDLGVCLEYECRRKQLRKPVFLNSWVDLRATYKLFYRRKPKGLSGALQELGIEFSGREHSGLDDSRNTAHLAWRMIRDGCIMKITKSLDKVPHSEKNTSCVARVLNLNQAEDTLGPKNGIQTSSMDDFCDGEINISKNTTNSNGKSHLKSTSTSSSVKIYQDYLPLGSARNLSEVKGCFSVNKSSLPLRKLQPPTSNSPGYSQNQIKGEYLTSNPKYNSSVLGSGLVLVSTTISSVNNISDTDTNTSFDCLPMLADWEDVALLPASWPEQKTDSAPPTDDLNPGTSLGPEEKSKILKEQTMINCTDLGSLVKTPQTPEASGSIVYRSPHTTIYNVKESPKQPSNIDTFKLPNHKVNLLSRSKTVLSPPSTLGEPQTPYSIVIKRKSSSPQVFPLSKKQSFTIHEEKPASSLCSPVKNSFQKVTSSVLKSTVNLQESWKNGKMTPPLCNCGRRSKRLIVSNNGPNHGKAFYSCPVGKYQKNRKNCGYFKWEHTLQKERTNGIDCSLSTVGISFRTPETCSSSRNLIFSPEKCLKLRPSMRT; this is encoded by the exons ATGTGCATTTGTTACTTGGTCAG CAGCTTCactgtgcaaggcattgtgctgggtGTTTACAGTTATACCAGTTGCCAAGAAATGT ACTGGGACTTGGGAGTTTGCTTGGAGTATGAATGTAGACGGAAACAATTGCGAAAGCCTGTATTTTTGAATTCTTGGGTAGACCTCAGAGCAACTTATAAG CTTTTCTATAGGAGAAAGCCAAAAGGGTTAAGTGGTGCATTGCAGGAACTGGGAATAGAATTCTCAGGACGCGAGCATTCTG GATTAGATGATTCTCGGAATACTGCCCATCTGGCGTGGCGCATGATCAGGGATGGCTGCATAATGAAAATTACTAAATCTTTGGATAAA GTACCACATTCAGAGAAGAATACCAGTTGTGTTGCCAGAGTTTTAAATCTGAATCAGGCTGAAGATACTCTTGGACCTAAGAATGGAATCCAGACTTCAAGCATGGATGATTTTTGTGATGGTGAAATTAACATCAGTAAAAATACCACAAATTCTAATGGAAAAAGTCATCTAAAGTCAACTTCTACGAGTTCTTCTGTAAAGATATATCAAGATTACTTACCATTAGGGAGCGCCAGAAATCTCAGTGAGGTTAAAGGTTGTTTCTCTGTTAATAAATCTTCTCTTCCTCTTAGGAAATTGCAGCCACCCACTTCTAATTCACCAGGGTATAGTCAAAACCAAATAAAAGGTGAATATCTTACCAGTAATCCTAAATATAATTCTTCAGTACTGGGTTCAGGATTAGTGCTTGTCTCTACCACCATTTCATCAGTTAACAATATCTCTGATACAGATACAAATACTAGCTTTGATTGTTTGCCGATGCTGGCTGATTGGGAGGATGTAGCTTTACTACCAGCTTCATGGCCTGAACAAAAAACAGACTCTGCACCTCCCACTGATGATTTAAACCCTGGCACTTCATTGGGCCCTGAGGAAAAGTCAAAGATTTTGAAAGAACAAACAATGATAAATTGCACCGACTTGGGAAGTTTAGTAAAAACACCACAAACCCCTGAGGCATCAGGGTCTATTGTGTACAGAAGCCCTCATACTACTATTTATAATGTAAAGGAATCCCCAAAACAACCTTCAAATATTGATACTTTTAAGTTGCCTAACCATAAAGTAAATTTATTGAGCAGATCTAAGACTGTTTTGTCTCCTCCCTCAACACTGGGGGAACCACAGACTCCTTACTCCATAGTCATTAAAAGAAAGTCTTCTAGTCCCCAGGTTTTCCCACTATCAAAAAAGCAGTCTTTCACAATACATGAAGAAAAGCCTGCATCATCTCTTTGCTCTCCAgtaaaaaattcatttcaaaaggTGACATCTTCTGTCCTAAAATCCACTGTCAACCTCCAAGAATCTtggaagaatgggaaaatgaCACCTCCTTTGTGTAACTGTGGCCGAAGGTCTAAAAGACTCATTGTTTCTAATAATGGACCAAATCATGGCAAAGCTTTCTATAGTTGTCCTGTTGGGAAAtaccaaaaaaatagaaagaactgtggttattttaaatgggagcACACACTTCAAAAGGAGAGAACCAATGGTATAGACTGCTCTCTTTCCACAGTAGGGATCAGTTTTAGAACTCCTGAAACTTGTAGTTCCTCGAGAAATTTAATCTTTTCTCCTGAAAAATGTTTGAAACTTAGGCCATCTATGAGAACTTGA